One Nostoc sp. UHCC 0302 DNA window includes the following coding sequences:
- a CDS encoding CHAT domain-containing protein, producing MQRLPYRIRRVWVVLFVTTLTLCLWLAHPSLTIGHKGILEKATAQSITLAQSVQQGLELYQAGNIQGAIKSWQTALSNQQRGSDDAENISIRTYLARAYQQVGQIAEAIAQLKQVIAYYRQTNEPIKVGRMLTEQAQLYSSLGQQRRAVSILCGQKQSNAACSQDSAIEIARNHSDQLGEIAAWGSLGNAHRLQGEYEQAISNFERSNEIAKRLDNQTYLVSNLNGLANTHATLANRNQRRAEFASEVGDKKAAQKFQQYTVGYDNQAVQYFEQSLNLARSQNDKVNELRSLLGLIRLYYHQRSQNQAVVNNTLQQALVVLEQLPDSREKVYAEIQLANLLQLVSQKGEMVSNDPATQCLDSQLSPKSFELLNKALSAAQKIQDWEAESFAKGRIGHVYECRHDYQQAINFTQQALVSTVTNESLYLWTWQAGRLLKTTGRGREAINFYEKSVDSLKSIRNNLSLQQRDLQFDFRDNVEPVYRQLLELRLEESQHLVGESNIENNLDSVLPIVDELRLAELQNYLGNNCDLALIQKPVPLVGKNTAVLSSIILKDRLAIILTLSDSNQKLKSKLSWLPVKSQEVKDIINDLRVKLEKRSDLENSYQTRAKQVYDWFIRPFISELEKERIETLVFIQDGILRSIPIAALFDGKKFLIEKYAIAFAPALTLTNPQQSNPKKLQVLAFGLTQPATIETDTGSKFFEPLTQVQSELKMITTSLPKSKGLLNQEFTRERLQQELKENTYPIIHLATHGKFGIDDRETFLVTGKKVVANRQKSLTNETYNEKLTLNDLYQLINSTRTQKQPIELLTLTACETAVGSDRETLGLAGIAIQAGSKSAIATLWKVDDAATAKLIAKFYQSWHSGMSKAKALQAAQVAWLQTHHQQLESHPGYWSPFILIGNWL from the coding sequence ATGCAACGCTTGCCATACCGTATTCGTCGCGTTTGGGTAGTTCTCTTCGTCACAACACTAACCTTATGCTTGTGGTTAGCGCATCCTTCCTTAACAATTGGGCATAAAGGAATATTAGAAAAAGCAACAGCCCAATCAATAACTTTAGCGCAGTCAGTACAGCAAGGACTTGAATTATACCAAGCAGGCAATATTCAAGGGGCAATTAAGTCTTGGCAAACAGCCCTCTCTAATCAACAGCGTGGCAGTGATGATGCAGAGAATATAAGTATCAGGACATATCTTGCTAGAGCATACCAACAGGTAGGTCAAATAGCTGAAGCGATCGCTCAATTAAAGCAAGTTATTGCCTACTATCGTCAAACAAACGAGCCGATAAAAGTAGGACGGATGCTGACAGAACAGGCTCAACTCTACAGTAGCTTGGGACAGCAGCGACGCGCAGTTAGCATTTTGTGCGGTCAAAAGCAAAGCAATGCAGCTTGTAGCCAAGATAGTGCCATAGAAATTGCCCGTAACCACTCAGATCAACTGGGGGAAATTGCCGCTTGGGGTAGTCTGGGAAATGCTCATCGTCTCCAAGGCGAGTATGAACAAGCTATTTCTAATTTTGAACGTAGCAATGAAATTGCCAAGCGCCTCGATAATCAAACTTATCTAGTGTCTAACCTGAATGGTTTAGCTAATACCCACGCTACTCTTGCAAACCGCAATCAGCGCCGTGCCGAATTTGCCTCGGAGGTAGGTGATAAAAAAGCTGCCCAAAAATTTCAGCAATACACTGTTGGTTATGATAACCAAGCTGTACAGTATTTTGAGCAAAGCCTCAATCTAGCGCGTAGTCAAAACGACAAAGTAAACGAACTGCGATCGCTATTAGGTCTAATTAGGCTTTATTACCACCAACGTAGTCAAAACCAAGCGGTAGTTAACAATACATTACAACAAGCACTAGTTGTGTTGGAACAATTACCCGACTCCCGCGAAAAAGTCTACGCAGAAATTCAACTCGCTAATCTTTTACAACTCGTCAGTCAAAAAGGTGAGATGGTAAGTAATGACCCAGCAACTCAATGTTTAGATTCACAATTATCACCTAAATCTTTTGAGTTGCTCAATAAAGCTTTGTCCGCAGCTCAAAAAATACAAGATTGGGAAGCAGAATCCTTTGCTAAAGGTAGAATAGGACACGTTTATGAATGTCGTCACGACTATCAACAGGCTATAAATTTTACCCAACAAGCACTTGTTAGCACAGTTACTAACGAAAGCCTTTACTTGTGGACGTGGCAAGCAGGACGCCTACTTAAAACCACAGGTCGAGGCAGAGAAGCGATTAATTTTTATGAAAAGTCTGTTGACAGCCTCAAAAGCATTCGCAATAACCTGAGCCTGCAACAGCGAGATTTACAGTTTGATTTTCGAGACAATGTTGAACCAGTTTATCGCCAATTGCTAGAGTTACGCCTAGAAGAAAGCCAGCATCTTGTTGGAGAATCAAATATTGAAAATAACTTAGACTCAGTGCTTCCAATAGTAGATGAGTTAAGGTTAGCAGAACTGCAAAATTATTTAGGAAATAATTGCGATTTAGCACTTATTCAGAAACCAGTGCCACTAGTAGGGAAAAACACTGCCGTCTTGAGTTCGATTATCTTAAAAGACCGTCTTGCAATCATTCTCACGTTATCTGATAGTAATCAAAAACTTAAATCAAAGCTTTCTTGGCTACCTGTTAAAAGTCAAGAAGTCAAAGATATTATTAATGATTTACGAGTCAAACTAGAAAAACGCTCTGACTTGGAAAATAGTTATCAAACCAGAGCTAAACAAGTATATGACTGGTTTATTCGTCCTTTCATTAGTGAATTAGAAAAAGAAAGAATTGAAACTTTAGTGTTTATTCAAGACGGAATTCTTCGGAGTATCCCAATAGCTGCACTGTTTGATGGTAAAAAATTCTTGATTGAAAAATATGCGATCGCCTTTGCTCCAGCATTAACTTTGACAAATCCTCAACAGTCCAACCCCAAAAAGTTACAGGTATTGGCTTTCGGTTTGACACAACCAGCTACCATCGAAACAGATACTGGGTCAAAGTTTTTTGAGCCGCTTACACAAGTGCAATCCGAGCTGAAAATGATTACAACGAGCCTACCTAAAAGCAAGGGTTTACTGAATCAAGAGTTTACACGTGAGCGATTGCAACAAGAGTTGAAAGAAAATACTTATCCAATAATTCATCTAGCGACTCACGGAAAGTTTGGTATTGATGATAGAGAAACGTTTTTAGTAACTGGAAAGAAAGTTGTAGCAAATCGTCAAAAATCACTTACTAATGAGACTTACAATGAAAAATTGACACTAAACGACCTTTACCAACTTATCAATAGCACTCGCACTCAAAAACAACCGATTGAGTTACTCACTTTGACAGCCTGTGAAACAGCAGTAGGTAGCGATCGCGAAACTTTAGGTTTGGCTGGTATCGCTATTCAAGCTGGATCTAAAAGCGCCATCGCAACTCTTTGGAAAGTTGATGATGCAGCAACGGCAAAACTGATAGCCAAATTTTATCAAAGCTGGCACAGCGGCATGAGTAAAGCCAAAGCATTACAGGCGGCTCAAGTAGCTTGGCTACAAACGCATCACCAGCAACTTGAAAGTCACCCTGGATATTGGTCACCATTCATTCTCATTGGTAACTGGCTTTGA
- a CDS encoding DUF4278 domain-containing protein: protein MKLSYRGLSYELDSSKIANRTTEKPFQPAPSVGSAYNLIYRGATYRVDPNAKSAEVTLPPATYKLSYRGINYLVNRNAKGKVTVMTQSANSLQVSTLPI, encoded by the coding sequence ATGAAACTTTCCTATCGCGGTCTTAGCTACGAATTAGACTCTTCAAAAATTGCAAACAGAACAACAGAAAAGCCTTTTCAACCAGCACCTAGTGTTGGCTCAGCTTACAATCTGATTTACCGTGGGGCTACTTATCGTGTTGATCCCAATGCCAAGTCTGCTGAAGTTACCTTACCACCAGCAACTTATAAATTGAGCTATCGAGGAATTAATTACTTGGTAAATAGAAATGCAAAAGGAAAAGTTACCGTAATGACTCAATCAGCAAACTCATTACAGGTCAGCACACTGCCAATTTGA